Proteins co-encoded in one Balearica regulorum gibbericeps isolate bBalReg1 chromosome 24, bBalReg1.pri, whole genome shotgun sequence genomic window:
- the GSDMA gene encoding gasdermin-A isoform X1 gives MDSNAEDQCPQKLLAVFSVHTMSGSYTGKGDESKHTSFVRYSLYFDLFKCFPTRSPGKGTNTLWFKNSASHSRMFKKVTKSIVKQMDPKGDLVPVHSILDHEHFRPLCLVKRKRKAMFQPSPCYKRTGYRLNDVLLPGEDNKSTESLSPTGGGQVSRQFTLKKTISDRVDGNLSLCVDHAIIELRGAASFSKGWSIKLEKNDIPLLKLEALKKERKVNMNHAFIQQLKKTKQNLYVVQETVETLEEAIYEESTEADGGFKTQFYAKLTAKGTRENKQGIIIPKGCTLAFRAIQLDISDGSWELNYFPEEKVLSFASDGLSQGKLGALQVEVIENCQILSKLSSSLLVIFLKAIKAVMRDRNLFEELNHKMEAVLDETGSSELKTESPDLKDLLSSLQDSSRHHLLQLTGAITYTLDALDELTEDQLLVLLESLEEEIVSQQLKLVESILEHNIEHRKGCFSLDASLLSFSREEEQQLTIAMVEMSGVKLQKDGSAVHTEEAFPAIAALYVSLYVLNLLSNSD, from the exons ATGGACTCCAACGCTGAAGATCAATGCCCTCAGAAACTGCTAGCTGTGTTCTCAGTCCACACGATGTCTGGGAGTTATACAGGAAAGGGGGATGAGTCTAAACACACTTCATTCGTGCGCTACAGCTTGTACTTCGACCTTTTCAAATGCTTCCCTACACGCAGTCCTGGGAAAG GCACAAATACACTTTGGTTCAAAAATTCAGCCAGCCACAgcagaatgtttaaaaaagtcACCAAATCCATAGTAAAGCAAATGGACCCAAAAGGAGACCTGGTCCCAGTTCACAGCATCTTAGACCATGAACATTTCAGACCTCTCTGtctagtgaaaagaaaaagaaaagccatgttCCAACCATCTCCCTGCTACAAACGGACAGGGTACAGACTCAACgatgtgctgctgcctggggaagaCAATAAAAGTACAG agtcCCTCTCTCCCACTGGAGGTGGTCAAGTTTCAAGGCAATTTACACTCAAAAAAACCATCAGTGACAGAGTTGATGGGAATCTAAGCCTTTGTGTTGACCATGCAATCATAGAGCTGAGAGGAGCTGCCTCCTTTTCCAAAGGGTGGTCCATTAAGCTGGAGAAGAACGACATACCACTATTAAAGCTTGAggcactgaaaaaagaaag aaaagtgAACATGAATCATGCCTTCATTCaacagctaaagaaaacaaaacaaaatttatacGTGGTTCAAGAAACAGTAGAAACCTTGGAGGAGGCCATCTACGAGGAATCCACCGAGGCAGATGGGGGCTTCAAGACCCAGTTTTATGCCAAGCTCACTGCAAAG GGCACCAGAGAGAACAAACAAGGCATAATTATACCCAAAGGCTGCACCCTGGCATTCAGGGCAATCCAACTGGACATTAGTGATGGATCATGGG AACTTAACTACTTCCCAGAAGAGAAGGTACTCTCGTTTGCATCTGATG GTTTATCACAAGGAAAACTAGGAGCACTGCAGGTAGAAGTTATAGAGAACTGTCAAATTCTCTCCAAATTGTCTTCCAGTCTGCTcgtcatatttttaaaagccatcaaAGCTGTGATGAGAGACAGAAACCTCTTTGAAGAGCTGAACCACAAA ATGGAAGCGGTTCTTGATGAAACTGGTAGTTctgagctgaaaacagaaagccCGGACTTAAAAGACCTGTTGAGCAGCTTACAGGATTCTTCAAGGCATCATCTCCTTCAGCTGACAGGAGCTATTACCTACACTCTTGATGCATTAGATG AGCTAACAGAGGATCAGCTGCTGGTATTGCTGGAGTCCTTGGAAGAGGAGATTGTGTCCCAACAGCTTAAGCTG GTTGAGAGCATCTTGGAACACAACATAGAACACAGGAAGGGGTGTTTCAGCCTGGATGCCAGCTTGCTCTCCTTCTCACGAGAGGAGGAACAACAATTAACCATTGCAATGGTTGAAATGAGTGGAGTGAAGCTCCAGAAAGACGGATCTGCTGTCCATACAGAAGAAGCCTTCCCAGCCATAGCAGCCCTGTATGTGTCTCTGTATGTCCTCAATCTTTTGAGTAACTCAGATTAG
- the GSDMA gene encoding gasdermin-A isoform X2 yields the protein MFKKVTKSIVKQMDPKGDLVPVHSILDHEHFRPLCLVKRKRKAMFQPSPCYKRTGYRLNDVLLPGEDNKSTESLSPTGGGQVSRQFTLKKTISDRVDGNLSLCVDHAIIELRGAASFSKGWSIKLEKNDIPLLKLEALKKERKVNMNHAFIQQLKKTKQNLYVVQETVETLEEAIYEESTEADGGFKTQFYAKLTAKGTRENKQGIIIPKGCTLAFRAIQLDISDGSWELNYFPEEKVLSFASDGLSQGKLGALQVEVIENCQILSKLSSSLLVIFLKAIKAVMRDRNLFEELNHKMEAVLDETGSSELKTESPDLKDLLSSLQDSSRHHLLQLTGAITYTLDALDELTEDQLLVLLESLEEEIVSQQLKLVESILEHNIEHRKGCFSLDASLLSFSREEEQQLTIAMVEMSGVKLQKDGSAVHTEEAFPAIAALYVSLYVLNLLSNSD from the exons atgtttaaaaaagtcACCAAATCCATAGTAAAGCAAATGGACCCAAAAGGAGACCTGGTCCCAGTTCACAGCATCTTAGACCATGAACATTTCAGACCTCTCTGtctagtgaaaagaaaaagaaaagccatgttCCAACCATCTCCCTGCTACAAACGGACAGGGTACAGACTCAACgatgtgctgctgcctggggaagaCAATAAAAGTACAG agtcCCTCTCTCCCACTGGAGGTGGTCAAGTTTCAAGGCAATTTACACTCAAAAAAACCATCAGTGACAGAGTTGATGGGAATCTAAGCCTTTGTGTTGACCATGCAATCATAGAGCTGAGAGGAGCTGCCTCCTTTTCCAAAGGGTGGTCCATTAAGCTGGAGAAGAACGACATACCACTATTAAAGCTTGAggcactgaaaaaagaaag aaaagtgAACATGAATCATGCCTTCATTCaacagctaaagaaaacaaaacaaaatttatacGTGGTTCAAGAAACAGTAGAAACCTTGGAGGAGGCCATCTACGAGGAATCCACCGAGGCAGATGGGGGCTTCAAGACCCAGTTTTATGCCAAGCTCACTGCAAAG GGCACCAGAGAGAACAAACAAGGCATAATTATACCCAAAGGCTGCACCCTGGCATTCAGGGCAATCCAACTGGACATTAGTGATGGATCATGGG AACTTAACTACTTCCCAGAAGAGAAGGTACTCTCGTTTGCATCTGATG GTTTATCACAAGGAAAACTAGGAGCACTGCAGGTAGAAGTTATAGAGAACTGTCAAATTCTCTCCAAATTGTCTTCCAGTCTGCTcgtcatatttttaaaagccatcaaAGCTGTGATGAGAGACAGAAACCTCTTTGAAGAGCTGAACCACAAA ATGGAAGCGGTTCTTGATGAAACTGGTAGTTctgagctgaaaacagaaagccCGGACTTAAAAGACCTGTTGAGCAGCTTACAGGATTCTTCAAGGCATCATCTCCTTCAGCTGACAGGAGCTATTACCTACACTCTTGATGCATTAGATG AGCTAACAGAGGATCAGCTGCTGGTATTGCTGGAGTCCTTGGAAGAGGAGATTGTGTCCCAACAGCTTAAGCTG GTTGAGAGCATCTTGGAACACAACATAGAACACAGGAAGGGGTGTTTCAGCCTGGATGCCAGCTTGCTCTCCTTCTCACGAGAGGAGGAACAACAATTAACCATTGCAATGGTTGAAATGAGTGGAGTGAAGCTCCAGAAAGACGGATCTGCTGTCCATACAGAAGAAGCCTTCCCAGCCATAGCAGCCCTGTATGTGTCTCTGTATGTCCTCAATCTTTTGAGTAACTCAGATTAG